In Sphaeramia orbicularis chromosome 7, fSphaOr1.1, whole genome shotgun sequence, one genomic interval encodes:
- the spo11 gene encoding meiotic recombination protein SPO11 produces METHLADFFSEIVKLRAQLLNNLDVMTAYQRGQEEISSREILTNIENIILGIVTSLSKDEAPVLTLPNRFSWANVRFDSTIGIQMSSGTSVTTVRSDCPSSVTKFAQILKILSVIYRLVQSNSYATKRDIYYNNTQLFGSQATVDSIVDDISCMLKVPRRSLHVLATSKGLISGDLRYMEEDGTHIDCHSSSAAVAVSSNIGGIRNIVSSARFIMIVEKDATFQRLLDDDFCTKLSPCIIITGKGVPDVNSRLMVRKLWDTLHIPIFALVDADPHGIEIMCIYKYGSLAMSFEAHSLTVPSVMWLGLLPSDLQRLRIPTDVLIPLSKRDQSKLSSLLKRPFLTDQPDWQKEMELMQQNKVKAEIQSLAAIAPDFLTSIYLPNKLRYGGWVGAQ; encoded by the exons ATGGAAACTCACctggctgattttttttctgaaatagttAAGCTTCGCGCTCAACTACTGAACAATCTGGATGTTATGACAGCTTATCAGCGCGGTCAAGAGGAAATCAGCAG CAGGGAAATTCTGACCAACATTGAAAACATAATCCTAGGAATAGTGACTAGTCTGTCGAAAGATGAGGCCCCTGTCCTGACTCTGCCCAACAGATTCAGCTGGGCCAACGTCAG atttgacaGCACCATTGGGATCCAGATGAGTTCAGGAACTTCTGTCACCACTGTTAGGAGTGACTGTCCTTCATCTGTCACTAAATTTG cacAAATTCTCAAGATCCTCTCAGTCATCTACAGACTTGTGCAGAGCAACTCATATGCAACAAAAAG AGACATCTATTACAACAATACACAGCTGTTTGGTTCACAGGCAACTGTCGATAGCATAGTGGATGATATTTCCTGTATGCTTAAAGTTCCTCGCAGATCCCTCCATGTG TTGGCCACATCCAAGGGATTAATCTCAGGTGATCTGCGCTACATGGAGGAAGATGGAACACACATTGACTGCCACTCCAGCTCTGCT gCTGTTGCAGTTTCATCAAACATTGGCGGGATTAGGA ATATTGTATCTTCTGCCAGATTTATCATGATAGTTGAGAAGGACGCGACATTCCAAAGACTGCTGGATGACGACTTCTGCACCAAACTCTCTCCGTGTATCATTATCACT GGTAAAGGCGTACCAGATGTGAACAGCAGGCTGATGGTGAGAAAGCTCTGGGACACGCTGCATATTCCCATCTTCGCTCTGGTGGATGCCGACCCTCACG GCATTGAGATCATGTGTATCTACAAGTACGGATCATTG GCCATGTCATTTGAGGCTCACAGCCTGACCGTCCCCAGCGTTATGTGGCTAGGCCTCCTCCCCTCTGACCTCCAGAG GTTGCGGATTCCCACGGATGTGCTGATTCCCCTCAGCAAGAGGGATCAAAGCAAACTCAGTAGTCTCCTGAAAAGGCCGTTTTTAACCGACCAACCAGACTGGCAAAAAGAG ATGGAACTGATGCAGCAGAATAAGGTCAAAGCTGAAATACAATCGCTTGCAGCCATTGCTCCTGATTTCCTCACCAGCATCTACCTGCCCAACAAGCTGCGTTATGGAGGCTGGGTAGGAGCACAATGA